From a region of the Lactuca sativa cultivar Salinas chromosome 4, Lsat_Salinas_v11, whole genome shotgun sequence genome:
- the LOC111894857 gene encoding uncharacterized protein LOC111894857, with product MDTTASLHFMNQEFAKLDQFDGQNYTRWAEKVRFMFHVLKLAFVLDPKPAPIPTNPIPEAGKTVDPAVIAELEKQRTMRRESEELCVGHIKNSQSDRLYDLYSLIKDPRELWNALELKYKAHEEGTNKYLVSKYLEFQMVDDKSIMEQVHELQVMVNKLNALSISIPKLFQVGAIIAKLPPSWKDFSKRMMHKSEDYSLDDLMKHLCIEEETRIRDKHGKVGSSVHHVSVGGSSHKGKSRGQNKKNLGPKKQSFKKPGHSNPNSKLKRTGHCHVCGEIRHYARECKDRKSGPVAHAVEQVTNMVASVNLGEIFVISSLTRAISARGWFVDTGATVHVCGQ from the coding sequence atggacactactgctagccTCCACTTCATGAACCAAGAGTTTGCCAAACTTGACCAATTCGATGGTCAGAACTACACCCGTTGGGCCGAGAAGGTCAGGTTCATGTTTCATGTCTTGAAGCTCGCCTTTGTGTTGGACCCAAAACCGGCACCAATTCCTACTAATCCAATTCCCGAGGCGGGGAAAACCGTGGACCCAGCGGTCATCGCAGAACTGGAAAAGCAAAGGACTATGCGTAGAGAGTCTGAGGAACTGTGTGTGGGTCATATCAAGAACTCCCAATCTGATCGACTCTATGATCTTTACTCACTGATCAAAGATCCAAGAGAGCTATGGAATGCGTTGGAACTTAAGTACAAGGCACATGAGGAAGGTACTAACAAATACCTTGTGTCTAAGTACCTAGAGTTTCAAATGGTTGATGACAAATCAATTATGGAGCAAGTGCATGAACTCCAAGTCATGGTCAACAAGTTGAACGCACTCTCCATCTCTATTCCAAAACTCTTTCAGGTTGGTGCGATTATCGCAAAACTACCACCCTCGTGGAAAGATTTCTCTAAGAGAATGATGCATAAATCTGAGGACTACTCCTTGGATGATCTGATGAAACACCTCTGCATTGAGGAGGAAACTCGCATCAGGGACAAGCATGGTAAAGTCGGATCAAGTGTGCATCACGTGTCAGTTGGGGGTTCTAGTCATAAAGGCAAGTCTAGGGGACAAAACAAGAAGAACTTGGGACCCAAGAAACAAAGCTTCAAGAAACCGGGTCATTCGAATCCTAACTCCAAGCTAAAGAGGACCGGACATTGCCACGTCTGCGGAGAGATTCGGCACTATGCTAGAGAATGCAAGGATCGCAAATCAGGACCGGTAGCACATGCAGTCGAGCAGGTGACTAACATGGTGGCAAGTGTGAACCTTGGAGAGATTTTTGTGATCTCCTCCCTTACCCGAGCAATCAGTGCTCGAGGATGGTTCGTGGACACTGGAGCCACCGTGCATGTTTGTGGGCAATGA
- the LOC111894866 gene encoding uncharacterized protein LOC111894866 isoform X2 has protein sequence MGSSESTLSRSQKGDDGITTVSERLESSDPVLEKLNSLQIATSILTSEPSKSSLTDILVNRPSTSSDAVIVDPKVLMELYTTYQEWQEQQAHTFNKRQEEVENKIEIVNALAVKLLQTYTSSFTAMKTTSSHLWGVHELQVEVGELKGRLTEVISNCDGVCKRIVAEGPESLQSSIKPFTAASTTTSFSSTTSLIL, from the exons ATGGGGTCATCGGAATCTACTCTTTCAAGGTCACAG AAAGGGGACGATGGAATCACCACTGTCTCCGAGCGATTAGAAAGCTCCGATCCCGTGCTAGAGAAGCTTAATTCGCTCCAAATC GCGACTTCCATATTGACATCTGAACCCTCAAAGAGTAGCTTGACAGATATTTTGGTCAATCGACCCTCAACTTCGTCAGATGCAG TTATTGTGGATCCTAAAGTGCTAATGGAATTATACACAACATATCAAGAATGGCAAGAACAACAGGCTCACACCTTTAACAAAAGACAG gaAGAGGTGGAAAACAAAATAGAAATTGTAAATGCTTTAGCAGTAAAACTTCTTCAAACATATACTTCCTCCTTCACAGCAATGAAAACAACTTCAAGTCACCTGTGGGGAG TTCATGAGTTACAAGTGGAAGTTGGTGAGCTAAAAGGAAGGTTGACTGAAGTGATTAGTAATTGTGATGGTGTATGCAAGAGAATTGTTGCAGAGGGTCCTGAATCACTTCAGTCATCAATTAAGCCATTTACAGCTGCTTCTACTACCACTAGCTTCTCCTCTACTACATCATTAATACTATGA
- the LOC111894866 gene encoding uncharacterized protein LOC111894866 isoform X1 has translation MQLLTGSNIRYSSYFFTFTEAFGHGVIGIYSFKVTGDDGITTVSERLESSDPVLEKLNSLQIATSILTSEPSKSSLTDILVNRPSTSSDAVIVDPKVLMELYTTYQEWQEQQAHTFNKRQEEVENKIEIVNALAVKLLQTYTSSFTAMKTTSSHLWGVHELQVEVGELKGRLTEVISNCDGVCKRIVAEGPESLQSSIKPFTAASTTTSFSSTTSLIL, from the exons ATGCAACTTCTAACTGGCAGTAATATAAGGTATTCATCGTATTTCTTCACCTTCACGGAAGCATTTGGCCATGGGGTCATCGGAATCTACTCTTTCAAGGTCACAG GGGACGATGGAATCACCACTGTCTCCGAGCGATTAGAAAGCTCCGATCCCGTGCTAGAGAAGCTTAATTCGCTCCAAATC GCGACTTCCATATTGACATCTGAACCCTCAAAGAGTAGCTTGACAGATATTTTGGTCAATCGACCCTCAACTTCGTCAGATGCAG TTATTGTGGATCCTAAAGTGCTAATGGAATTATACACAACATATCAAGAATGGCAAGAACAACAGGCTCACACCTTTAACAAAAGACAG gaAGAGGTGGAAAACAAAATAGAAATTGTAAATGCTTTAGCAGTAAAACTTCTTCAAACATATACTTCCTCCTTCACAGCAATGAAAACAACTTCAAGTCACCTGTGGGGAG TTCATGAGTTACAAGTGGAAGTTGGTGAGCTAAAAGGAAGGTTGACTGAAGTGATTAGTAATTGTGATGGTGTATGCAAGAGAATTGTTGCAGAGGGTCCTGAATCACTTCAGTCATCAATTAAGCCATTTACAGCTGCTTCTACTACCACTAGCTTCTCCTCTACTACATCATTAATACTATGA